The genomic stretch tatatatagaattagcaccaaataaatgtgccccccccccccccccctcgcttttgccccctgttacttgtttagcaggggagagtccgggagcagcttctctgcagcatgctgggagaaaatggtgctggttagtgctggaagatcaagctctgccccctcgacggcgggcttcggtcccgctatttttattatactggcaggagatttattatatactgcctccgcagtatctatatacgtgtgctagtcttatgtgaggtaaaaatttgctgcccagggcgccccccctgcgcccttgctgtgcctgtgtgtgttgtgggagcaatggcgcgcagcgcgaccgttgcgcggtacctcatgaagatctgaagtcttctgccgcctttgaagtcttcatgcttcctatacttacccggcttcaatcttccggctctgtgaggaggacggcggcgcggctctgggacgaacagcaaggacgacacctgtgttccgaccctctggagctaatggtgtccagtagcctaagaagcagagcagaGCAGtcgaggaaagtgggtctgcttcactcccctcagtcccacgaagcagggagcctgttgccaacagtgctccctgaaaataaaaaacctaacaaaagtattttcagagaaactcagtagagctcccctgtagtgcatccagtctcctctgggcacaggatctaacagaggtctggaggaggggcatagagggaggagccagttcacacccatctaaagtcttagagtgcccatgtctcctgcggagcccgtctataccccatgttcctggactttcctggtaatgtatgattgccatcacctgtggtgagctagttcattgataagaaatgtatttcaccacaggtggtggcaatcatacattaccaggaaagtccaggaacagagcattttctccctcatggagagggtcaggtaggcaagtatgtaatgcCATGATTTATCGTTACAGCAGGTCACACAGGTGGGTGCTGACTGCTGACTGACAGTAActagtaagggcggaagttctctcctgcccactcgttatgTCACGTcctggtcctttgcacgaaggcaacatagacacaaccctaaaTAGCCGTCACCGTCGTCGCTCATTTGGCAAAAACTGCATCTCCCAGAATGCCCTGCTTCCACGTCCGGTCATCTCTATAGAGACGGAGGGGCGCGGCACGCTTCCACAATACTGGCCAATCAGATGCGGAGACGGGTTTTGCGTTCCACGTTGGACTCAAGCCTCGGAATAGGTTGTAGATGGCGCTTTCTGATTGGTAGGTCTATATAGTCCGTGATCATGCTGCAGAGTCTGGCAGGAAGTAGTGAGTccatgtgtgtgttgggagcagagAGGTACTGGCGAGTGAGGCGCTGGTTTTGTGGTCACACTGGGGCTCAGGCAGAGACTGTGGGCGGGTTCCTGGTGCTCTGTAGCAggtacattatattatattatagacAGTGCTGCAGTACTCTGTGACACCCACCCATGGTGCTGATGCTGCTGGAGTCAGAAATGAGTGTGCTGGGTACAACTCTCTcactatataattatatatatatatatatattagtactgtATGTATTCATGTGGAGCTGTGCATGTGTACTTATAGCAGGGATGTCGGCATGCTCCTCTTGGTTTGTGCCAATGGTGGGACTCCACCTGTGTCTCATGCTACTAGATCTGCTGGTCCTTGGAGAGGACATCATCTACAAGAGCAGGTGATCCTCCTCTTAGCGTGATCCAGGTTGCACCTTTCACACAACAGCCTACCCCGGTTTACCCTGGTCATGAGCTGGAATACGCAACCTGTGTAGCCCCTTTCGTACCAAGCTTGGACCTGGGTTGCTTTGGCAATATCCCAGTCAGAAGCTTGGTGTGAAATGGGGTAAAAGTGTGCACTTCAGACCGGAAACTTATACATGTGCAGAGGTCATCAGAAACCAGCATGTGATGGCAACTGTGACAATGCTGGCATTGAATGGAAACCCATTTCCATCAGATCGGAATCATCTGTGGTTGCTAACCATCACTGCCCCATGTCCTCCCTAGTGAGACAACCGTATTGTGTTTATCCCtccataatgttcttattttaataTTGTTTGGAGCCAGGTGTACTCATTTATTTGCCTTATTGAAACATTGAGTTCAGGGAATATGCTCCCCTCCCACTGCTATTTTTCCCTTTGCTGCATAACTGTAACCAAATCCTATCCAGAGTCGTCTCATTTTTATTGCATCCCTCCAACTAATAGATCATGCCCTGTACCTACCTGGGAGCTGCTGGCACACCTGTAAAGTTCTCTGAGGGAAGCACCCCTAGAAATGGAGCCTCTAATGGAGTTAAAATGGAGCTAGGGAAGTAATAGTGGCCAGCACCGTTGCTCACCCACGGCACCAACATTTGGCCTGGAGGTTGCTTGGAACTGTACCTTGCAGCCTAGAGAGCCAACCGGAACATCCATAAGATGCTAAGGGCTCCCAGCTGCTTCCTGATCCAAATAGCCCCACCCCTTCTTGTAATATCATGGTGTCTCCAATTCAGGGGGCGGGTTTGGCTCGGGGTATGATTTCACCCTGCTACAGCTACTATTTATTAAAGACCTGATTACTGGAAATGGACTAGGATCCCTGCAACTCTGGCAAATAAGTCTACTGCATTACAGCAAATGtattaatattattttatttataagacAGTACAGATTTTGtcgtatacacacagtatatattgaCAGATCAATGGCACTGTAAATGTACAATGAGACCTAGTTGGGCAGTAAAATTGACAAGCTTGGTCGGACATGGACTAGACAGTGAGGGTTGGGAACGTTTCTTGACGTGCTAGTGGAGGCGAGTCAGATCAGCACCCAATAAACCTGTACCCATTGAGGGGTGATCAGAGTTGCTGAAAGGGACAAGAATACAAGGAGCTCTGGAAGGAAGCATAGTGCTGGGGGGGAAACAtgtgggaggagggccctgctcatggtaCTTCTATCACTGAGATATAGACAAAAGTGTGTTAGATTCATTTGGAGCagggagtgacaccccaggcaggaaagaggaactgcatgggttgtgaaaggtgcagggtgctagaatgaacactcgggggtacatttactaaaggttctaaaactgagaattggcgatgttgcccatagcaatcaatctgatgcggtctatcattttctaaaagacaATCGAGAAATAAGAGACTGATAGAGACAGCatctgctatgggcaacaccaccaattCTCTGATTTataagttgttggttttttttacgaagtttattttattaataaacaaaAAGTAACAATGCAAAAAGTACATTAAGAACAACAAAGGGAAAGTAGCATATGCATTTCCACAAACAGTGTGAAGCAGAGCTATATGTATAGTTGTATGCAAtaaattacaaagtattgagtcatCTCAGGATAAGTTGAATGACATAcccttcaaaaaataaataaatctgttttAGAAGCTgaataaatgtacccctaagtgtgtTTTGAAGTGGTGATATCTATGTTTGCCTTTTTTGGGGGTGTAATCATGCTTTCTTTAGTGCACATTACCCTCTGCAAAtaatatcacttttttttttttcagcaacaATTTTGGAGGTGTAGAGCAAGCCTGTGCGATCATCATGGCTGCCAAGGTCGCCAAAGGGTCCATACGCAAATCAAAACCAGTCGTGTCCAAGACCTCTCTAAACAGCCCCTTTCAGAGGATGTGGAACCCTGTGGTTGGGGAGGACATGCAGTTCATACTGCAGACTTTAATGGAGAAGTTCAAACAACTTGGACTGAAAAAGACTGAGTTTCGTGTAAAATCTACGGACAAAAAGACTAAAAGATCAAAAGAAAGTTCTGATGGCAAAggcggaaagaaaatttctgccggGGAGGCCCCGATGGAGAGTGCCGGGGAGGCCCCGATGGAGAGTGCCGGGGAGGCCCCAGAGGAGAAGACTGAAGTGCCAGGCTGGACAGACCGTGACCTCCGCCAACAGCTAGCTATAGGTATTAATGAAGTTACCCgagcactggaaaaaaatgacctaTACCTGGTAATAGTCTGTAAATCTGCAAAGCCAGACATGATTACCAAACACATAATTGAATTAAGCGCCAGCCGGGAGGTGCCGGCATGTCAGCTGCCGCGGCTCAGTGAGAACATTGCACCAGTCCTTGGCTTGAAGTCCGTGCTGGCTCTTGGCTTCAAAAGAAGCTCTGACGTGTTTGTGGAGGAGATGAAAGCGATAGCTCCACGCTTGCCGCCATTGGATGTCCCTTGGCTGCAAAGTGGCACTAAAAAAACAGAGGGTTTAGAGGACTCTTCCTTGGTGGATGATGCTAAAACACAAAATACCGAATCCACCACCTCCAGAAAGCGCAAACGCGCCAAAACCAAGGATCCTGGCAATGTGGTGTTACAGGGACTCAAAGTAAAAAAGATTGTTCCCAATCCAAATAAAAAACGGAAAATCAAGAAAAAGAAAATTCTCAATAAAAAGTAAAATATAACAGTCCCTTTTCAAAAATTGTGTTTAATCATTTTACTTCTCTTaaacatagcaaccagattcttacTCTTATTTTGTAGACTGTACTAGATATATGATGGGTAGAAGCTGACTGGCATCACCTCCACTTGTTCTTTTTACAatttttgatacacctcccccactGTAGCTGATTTCACCCTCCTGTCAGCATAAAACTAACTAGCTGCCTGAATATAGTGCACAGCCTTTCACCCTCTTTGAGCTATTCATGCTGCACTTCATTACAAATCCCTACCATTGGCACCCGCTGTGCCACCCTAAAAACAGTATAACGTTCCATTTGCTGGCATTACTGTTCTACCTTCTCCAGCTTTAATCTCCTTCTTTCCTCCCACGCCCGATCAGCACAGTGCTACACTGCCACCCACACCATAATACACGCACTATGCTCATATGTTCCAATAATAAGTCTTACTCTGCTACACCTTCTCTCTGTCATGCTGTGCGGACACCACACCCCACTACCACCCTGCTAATAATTCTATGCCTGGGAGTAGTAACGGTATACATTCCTGTACATGGCATATTCCTATATAGAGATTGTCATATACACCAGTCACCTACAGTACATGCAGATAACCCATCTATAGATATTATGCCGCGCTATTGGTGTGCAACTAGTGCAGTATTACATATCGGCACACCAGTAATTTGTAGTAACTGCTTACAGCTGTATTCCCGAATACTCCTTATCACTGACCTGATTAAAACATAATgatattgttgcaacaaataattaaaacacaaTGTGTTATAGTAAATTCGGGCATAAGATGTCTGTCGCTATATATGGAAACTGGTTAGAATTTTATTTTTACGTTTATTTCCACTTTTGTAATTTGTTACACCTGTTTTacatgggctattagcactgctatataaagggcaatCAGTCACTGCAAAcacatcaccttgaaaaagctgtgttaaaacagcgaaacgcgtcggtgggataGCTGGACTCCATTTCCTCAATTTTCTCTAaaagcctagaagtcggatataggaactacCATCATCAGCAAATTGGATATCTGCAATATTTGACCTGAGCAAACCAATTGGACCAAGTAACATCTTGAACCAGCTACGTAAGGTCTATTTCAACAGCAGTTGATATTTTCCATTTGCTtgcaattgttcctggactgtggcagctgGGTTTGAGGATAAATTGGCTTATTTGAGTACCAGCAAACAAACCATATCCAAGTATATGGAACTTTTTAGATTCTGCAGTGCTATCTTATGCCCGAATTTACTATAACACAttgtgttttaattatttgttgcaacaatatcATTATGTTTTAATCAATTTATTAAATTTGTGATTATGAAAATTTCGAatccagtttccaagcgctaatAATCTGTTTGTTGTTGTTTTAGTTGTGGGGCCTAACTAACCCCCTATATTTAGCTGCTGTAAGAAAAGCAACCCATTAATAGCGCCATAGGTATTACTTGGTAATCCATTCTTTCCACATTATCACTGACCTGACCCTTATTAGACTATTGGGACTTCGGAAGCTGGAAGAGTTTCAGAGTTTTCCTGTATATAGTTTGACGTTCATTATTGTCAGATGGCGGGTGGGCCAATAAGAAGCTGCAGGCTCCATTCTTGCAGCTGCGCACTGTGGTCACACTCTCCTCTGcttgtggccggtgctgtgtgaCAAATGAGGGAGCAGGTCTGGAAATATTGCTGAAATTCTAAGCTTCAAATTTCCACCAAGCAAAATCCAGGTTACCGAAACCTAATACTCAGCTTATTGGAGAAAGATTGTAAGCCCTATACTGCTAAATTTAATGAACTCTATGGGGGGATTCAACTGTTAGTGAGCGGAAATCTGCGTTAACTGGCACCACGGGGCTAGTCACAGTATTACCACATGCGGTAACAGCATCGTGTCTGACACAACGCAGGAGATGCAGTTTACTGCAACTAAGCCCCTGGAATTAATCGCGGTAAGGTGCAACTCCAAAATTAAAAGCTGGGCACAATGcagtcaattgaatagctccggccaCTTATTCTATGAGCTACATCCCTGCGATGAGAATTGCCCACTATGCGTTTTACACATGCGTTGGCTGTGTACACGCTATCCAATTATCAGGTCGGTCACTATAATTGGTTGATCGGACAGATAATTGGACAGTGTGTATGCAGGAGTGTTAGCAGACAAATGGCTACAACTGCTCCTGCAACGGTCAGAGCAGGGGAACGAGATTGCATTCAAGAAGTGAAAGGAAAATACACACTGAGCAAGAAATTGCACCAATCTGATATAATTGTTCCATCGGCAGCACCCCCttgcttagtgtgtacccagcttaaaagaTAAAACGGGTTTGGACATCTTTGGGTATCTATCTTTGGACACAATGGAACTCAATTGGAATTATGAACTCATCCAGGCAAATACAGACTTAAAATTAGTGTTTCAGTCGGGGTAGCTCAGAGCTCCTTTAGCAGAGTGAGATGACCTCACGGGTGTAGACCATTGTTGGGAAAATTATCTGGGAGTAGCACAGGCAATTATGCAAGTAGACTGGTATGACTCCCTAGTAGGTCATCTATCCTGAGTGCTCCCAGGTGAAAGGTCGTCTGCCAGAACCTCTTTCATGTTGGGATGTAGATATAATCCTGGTTTCCAGTGCAGCACAGGTTTATATTAAACTGTGTGGAGCCACTTCATCTGTTTGACCGTTTCTAACAGAGGATCCCAATGTGCCTAATGTATCTTCATCTAGCTCTGAAAGCTCCTGCAAACGTTTGGTACAACTGCAAAGAAGTGTGTAGGGGGTGGGCTAGTAGCAGCAGTAATACGGCTGGGTAGTATATTTAGTGGGATTCTGCTTTAAATAAATGTTATAAGTTCCTTGTCTGATATATTCCAATCACAAAAGTGCAGTTGGCTGTGGACTGTTTATTTGAAACATACCAGCAGATGGCGCTGGAGAACTGTGCTACTCTAATGTACACTCTGAAGCCCTCCTACCCTCTAATAATGTGGTTATTAAGATATCACGCTATGATAAACTTGTCTAAACGGTGACAGGCTGCTTAGCCCAACACATAATAAACTTGGTTAAAGATCTCTATTTTTAATCAATACCGCAAAGTTCTCCATATTTCCTGATTGTTTGACCAAATATTATACGATTGTATATTTTTATGAAAATTGTGTTTATTAAATGAGAAATTTGGTGAAGCATCAAATCTACAGCTGTTTGCAAGGAATGCTAACTGAAACGCCAGATACCTTTCGGCAATTATGTAATCTACTAGCTATGTCCGCACATATAAAGTACAATTATAAATATAAGGACGGAGAAGCCTGAAAATAAACCCAATAACATATAATTACCTTAAATCTCCATGTACACTCAGTCTGTCCTTGTGCTCTCTGCGCAAATTATTCAGATGCAAAGTAATCAGATGTTTGTTTTCAGATTCCAACCTATACTAGCAAACCATTAGCTAGCATACAACTTGTATAATATATAGAGAGGAGGCAAGAAAAAGGAGGGCTTGCACCAAATATTATACAAGGAAGGAAGGCATTCAATCAATTTTTGCATTCTTGCAATCACCGCCTCATGTAGTAAAAGTTACATTAACTAACTGTAAAGGACTCTTTCTGTCCTGATAGTAAAACGTATTTTcaacacattcactgagtcaaaaagttgatttaacacttttttttttgtaaccaaagctAGTTTTACTAACATCTCTACAATTTAACCCTTACTTCTTCCATTTATTGTAGTTGCCTGCCTTTATGTGTTACAAGACATTTGCTTTGCAGCCACTGCACTATTACGtagattaatgtcagtaagtattccTAATTACTTTTACATGTCTGATTTCCTCCCTTTATTTCACTCCGTGTAAATAACAGTTATAACCCTACACTCATATGTATTACATTTCATTGGGTATTACTGATCCCTGCTGTACCCCATTTAGAAATTTTCTTGGTCGTCTATCATTCAACCAGTTAATTGTCATCTCTATATTTTGCCCATGGACCTAGGGCACTCATACCAGAATGCCATGTGGAACAGTATTAAACACTGTtccaaatacatactgtatatcccagTATATCACATCAATGGCGCCACCAAGATCCAGCTGATATATTACCATCTCATAAATTATTTTGTACACAGTTTTGCACTTACATATGTATTATTGTTGTACACGGACATACAATGCCCCATCACCTACACAGCGCAGGGAGACAATTTGTGGGTTAAACCAAAACATAATTTTGCCGCAGAGATATTACAAGTTTTTATACAACTGCATCTTTcacaaacgggatccggtctctaggtcgacagtaactaggtcaaaaagtcgacatgagtttttagcgtttttgtctttttttgaaccttttcatacttaaagatccacgtggactacgattggaacggtaatctgtgccgagcgaatcggtagcgaagcgaggcaccttgcccgaagcattgtgagcgaagcgagccatgcgaggggacatggtgcactaattggggttcccggtcactctacgaagaaaacacattttttaaaaaaaaacctcatgtcgaccttttgacctgtcgacctagttactatctaccttccataccacacccttcaCAAACAGTAGCGCAGCTCACAAACTGGACGGAACTGGCAGGTAGACTAATAAATTGTAAATAAACCACCGACAAGCATCTTAATATTGTCTGAGCCACTGAGATCTAGTACAGCTTCAATGTACCTTGGACATCTACTATAGAGGCAGGAACCTACACATCATTACTCAGTGACCAGACTACTCCAATCCAAGGGCCAGCTTTATTCCCAAACATGCATTGCTCTACTGTCTCTACCTAATAGCGGAGATCACATCACAGCTAAATGGTGCAAACTGTTGGGGATCCAAGGCAACGTCCACCACAGAAAAGTCTTGGGGGTGGtgaattgtatttttatttttcaggTATGTTatttacctctgatgaaaccgccgccccagtaggtggagaaacgcgtcagtTGACCGGAAAAATGACGGTGTAACGCACCAGAAGCTTTGAACCTGGAAGACGCAACCGCGATCAGCATCCCCTGCCTCACTGGGCTCTGCTACACAGCTCCTAAGCATTGCTGGGCCTAAGCTGCCGCAGAGCGGGAAACTGAACAACGCTGGCACTAGCACACGCATGGTGAGCTATGTCTGTGAAGTACACAGCTGCTGCAAGCTGCATTAGAACGGTTTACCTGTACACAAAGCTGTGCACAAACGCTTCCACAGCGGATTTCCAAATATTTGATCTTCAAAGTCCAGTGAAGTATTACTCTTAATGGCTTATTAACAGAGACTGCTGTACTAATATACAACTGTGCCTTTGCCCCATGCACATTAGATTGCAAATAATAGCCAACATATGCAATTCTAAATGTTTCTTGCTTAGAAACCAGCAAAGTGAGAGTCTATTAGAAAGGACATTATTgtcgttttttttgcagtttttaaagtgatacaatttattataaaatatgTGTGATATTTGTTAAACCAGCAGCTGTACCAACCTTTTTCATTCTTTTTGAGCACccacactactttttttttttttctagtctaACTAGGTATGCTATTTACCTCCACCTTGCCCAAAAAGTGAAACACTCATTTAAATCTCAAATCAAAAAAATCATCTACAGTTATGTCCCCATACACctatcctcaatacgccatgcagcacgacATCTGGGGCAATTGAGCCAAGCAGTGTAGCATTTTCTTCACGTGAACAGGCATCTTAGATGCAATCTGTAGTCGAAGAATAATGGAACTTACCATGAAAAGAAAAAAAGCTGTGGttactgcatcgtagcacttcgtatacggattcagactcagtcgcacacagatataaaagtgtcacACATCAAATTAATCCGTGCAGTCTCATGAAGTAGTTTGTTGCATCACATTGCGGCTAAGATGCACGTTTATGCAAAACAGATGCTTGACGCAAGCAGAGTTGCTCTGGACCTGGCATGCCTGCAGCAATAGTGTACAGGGACACATCTGTTCTTTCTAGccctcattttttttttctcttatgtcctacctagaggatactg from Pseudophryne corroboree isolate aPseCor3 chromosome 5, aPseCor3.hap2, whole genome shotgun sequence encodes the following:
- the RPP38 gene encoding ribonuclease P protein subunit p38 isoform X1, producing the protein MLQSLAGSSESMCVLGAERYWRVRRWFCGHTGAQAETVGGFLVLCSSNNFGGVEQACAIIMAAKVAKGSIRKSKPVVSKTSLNSPFQRMWNPVVGEDMQFILQTLMEKFKQLGLKKTEFRVKSTDKKTKRSKESSDGKGGKKISAGEAPMESAGEAPMESAGEAPEEKTEVPGWTDRDLRQQLAIGINEVTRALEKNDLYLVIVCKSAKPDMITKHIIELSASREVPACQLPRLSENIAPVLGLKSVLALGFKRSSDVFVEEMKAIAPRLPPLDVPWLQSGTKKTEGLEDSSLVDDAKTQNTESTTSRKRKRAKTKDPGNVVLQGLKVKKIVPNPNKKRKIKKKKILNKK
- the RPP38 gene encoding ribonuclease P protein subunit p38 isoform X2, encoding MCVLGAESNNFGGVEQACAIIMAAKVAKGSIRKSKPVVSKTSLNSPFQRMWNPVVGEDMQFILQTLMEKFKQLGLKKTEFRVKSTDKKTKRSKESSDGKGGKKISAGEAPMESAGEAPMESAGEAPEEKTEVPGWTDRDLRQQLAIGINEVTRALEKNDLYLVIVCKSAKPDMITKHIIELSASREVPACQLPRLSENIAPVLGLKSVLALGFKRSSDVFVEEMKAIAPRLPPLDVPWLQSGTKKTEGLEDSSLVDDAKTQNTESTTSRKRKRAKTKDPGNVVLQGLKVKKIVPNPNKKRKIKKKKILNKK